GGACGACTACGACGACGACTTCGTCTTTCACTATGGCCTGAGAACGCCGGTGATCGCGTCCATCAACGGCCCGTGTGCGGGCGTCGGATTCGTGCTGGCCTGCTACGCGGACCTCCGATTCGCCGCCAAGGGCGCTCGGCTGGCCACGGCCAACGCCCGGCTCGGACTCCCGGCGGAGTTCGGTCTCAGTTGGGTGCTACCCCGCCTGGTCGGGGTCACCCGAGCGGCTGAGCTGCTGATGACCGGCCGAAAGTTCCGGGCCGAGGAGGCCGAGGGTTGGGGCCTGTTCAACGAGGTGATCGAGCCCAACCAACTCATGGCGCACGTCATGGAGGTGGCCCGAGGCCTGGCCGAGGACGTGGACCCCAAGGCGGTCGCTACCACTAAGTACCAGCTGTACCGGGATGCCGACCGCAGCGTCGGGCCGGCCGTGTCCGACGCCCAACGGTTCATGCGTGAAACCATGGCCGGACCCGAGTTCGCCGAGGGCGTGAAAGCCTTCCGGGAGGGCGTCCCGCCCGACTTCCCGAATGCGGCCGTGGAGCCAGCCGGTCCGGGCTCTAACATGGG
The window above is part of the Candidatus Microthrix parvicella Bio17-1 genome. Proteins encoded here:
- a CDS encoding enoyl-CoA hydratase-related protein, which produces MSDDLILKVTSWETVGRVAVIRLNRPHRNNAWTGRMHHEYRALIERAETDPDIRCIVVTGEGRSFCVGADSDALAGHADRGGYDPGLPAELPMPGYGVRDDYDDDFVFHYGLRTPVIASINGPCAGVGFVLACYADLRFAAKGARLATANARLGLPAEFGLSWVLPRLVGVTRAAELLMTGRKFRAEEAEGWGLFNEVIEPNQLMAHVMEVARGLAEDVDPKAVATTKYQLYRDADRSVGPAVSDAQRFMRETMAGPEFAEGVKAFREGVPPDFPNAAVEPAGPGSNMGDTPG